One genomic segment of Cyanobacteriota bacterium includes these proteins:
- a CDS encoding SAM-dependent methyltransferase produces the protein MDQKNDDQFFDALVNADMNDIDIESFNAHSDMIGLDKIHEAKPYDESEIFAISDEYYKTKGIMAWSNRAAKIVPHKVGTNYQAALAFAHLVKANIKNYSSKERINILECGAGSGRFSRQLLHAFQALGLQGKCRLLITDYSKRNLEEIRDSSMLDEFEEGDDYKLIEFDIVNSSRGTNLDDKRFNLNNVGAVFLHYVLDALPLTVLRNKADQQEELYLTTYRRKDQAYDLLENDFFQARLQLNESWQPYDWSIQTEPERYYHEHLQEFYKHSKEEFYYCYSALRAIDNINRLLDDRAFILSSDILACRDKRYVVVGNSVAHAIDSEFILALQKQQGNFGCIINEPDKNLSRLLITKSPNVLDDVRPVFEEHYLLENNITKYLEIEKALDHLIKGNDPESLLVLLRQFTKLAPHCATTYKFWSEYYKMIKKDNYAMEALAKATCLDFWGDI, from the coding sequence ATGGATCAAAAGAACGATGATCAATTTTTTGATGCTCTTGTCAATGCTGACATGAATGATATCGACATTGAATCATTTAATGCGCATTCAGATATGATTGGGCTTGATAAAATTCATGAAGCCAAACCTTATGATGAATCAGAAATATTTGCAATTAGTGATGAGTACTACAAAACCAAAGGTATTATGGCTTGGAGTAATAGGGCTGCCAAAATAGTACCGCACAAAGTTGGTACTAATTATCAAGCGGCTTTAGCTTTTGCCCATCTTGTCAAAGCTAATATCAAAAACTATTCTTCGAAAGAACGTATAAATATACTTGAGTGTGGTGCCGGCTCAGGACGTTTCTCGCGCCAGCTCTTGCACGCCTTTCAGGCATTGGGTTTGCAGGGTAAGTGTCGTTTGTTGATTACTGATTATTCAAAACGTAATCTCGAAGAAATCAGAGATAGTTCGATGTTGGATGAGTTTGAAGAAGGTGATGACTATAAATTAATTGAGTTTGATATTGTCAATTCCAGTAGGGGTACCAATCTTGATGATAAACGTTTTAATTTAAACAATGTCGGTGCTGTGTTTCTACATTATGTATTAGATGCTTTGCCGCTTACTGTTTTACGTAACAAAGCAGATCAACAAGAAGAACTTTATCTCACGACTTATCGAAGAAAAGATCAGGCTTACGATTTACTGGAGAACGATTTTTTCCAAGCACGCTTGCAGCTTAATGAAAGCTGGCAGCCTTATGATTGGTCCATACAAACTGAACCAGAACGCTATTACCATGAGCATTTGCAAGAGTTTTATAAACATAGTAAAGAAGAATTTTATTATTGTTATTCAGCATTGCGAGCCATTGATAATATAAATAGATTGCTTGATGATAGAGCATTTATTCTTAGCTCTGATATTCTTGCTTGTCGTGACAAGCGCTATGTGGTTGTTGGTAACTCTGTTGCTCATGCAATTGATAGTGAGTTTATTCTTGCTTTGCAAAAGCAACAAGGCAACTTTGGTTGTATTATTAATGAACCGGATAAAAATCTCTCGCGTCTCTTGATTACTAAGTCCCCAAATGTATTAGATGACGTGAGACCAGTTTTTGAAGAGCACTATCTTCTTGAGAACAATATTACTAAATATCTAGAGATAGAAAAGGCACTCGATCACTTGATCAAAGGTAATGACCCAGAGAGTTTGCTTGTGCTATTGCGTCAGTTCACTAAGCTAGCGCCTCATTGTGCAACCACTTATAAGTTTTGGTCAGAATATTACAAGATGATCAAAAAAGATAATTATGCGATGGAAGCACTTGCCAAAGCAACTTGCCTAGACTTCTGGGGTGATATCTAA
- a CDS encoding restriction endonuclease, whose protein sequence is MRLANKPFAHKIGISPSRSRKLFQSIGLDFGSKQQEQAIETKRGLLHAYKGSGHFYDIPGANEQILKDAMGIYPVMDIDHEQALTAHSLRSKSIFQGHQNRELNTLIVNLKSKVPELMKPEEWEQDFCTFEIPGSKDQLTVYRRRADHNHKIIALKKNDEDKVRRALGILENIDEANEISIHTEAFAKLCNQSMKNMIDQIKHQLDEADQSSTELIQLGQNGSEFTVHKKWNKTRPAFVIAKNDLNKARDFFGAMAEYDPKKEIRLINPLYRSLTDRQSPAYQFLTREELSSLIKKHIESKVPSDGKKEFWLNANKSFTVYHTKNKGRVALTIAKHDLRRLLKYIRNCEIVSFKDRILHDLDYRKEFDSLRINDTETLDGIEFENLIQKLFLDSGYQVEVTPTSGDYGADLIIEKDGHKTAIQCKRRNRKSGIRAVQEIYTAKDFFGVDSAMVITNNLCSEPAKKVANKLGVILIDREHLSEWMCNSQNFDQLFL, encoded by the coding sequence ATGAGACTAGCAAATAAACCCTTTGCCCACAAAATTGGTATCAGCCCTAGTAGATCGAGAAAACTATTTCAATCTATTGGCTTGGATTTTGGTTCTAAGCAGCAAGAACAGGCCATCGAAACAAAACGCGGTCTTCTACATGCGTATAAAGGGAGCGGTCATTTCTATGATATCCCTGGTGCAAATGAGCAAATTTTGAAAGACGCTATGGGTATTTATCCAGTTATGGATATAGATCATGAACAAGCTTTAACTGCTCATAGTCTGAGGTCAAAATCCATCTTTCAAGGACATCAAAATCGAGAGTTAAATACACTAATTGTAAATCTCAAATCAAAAGTACCTGAACTAATGAAACCAGAAGAATGGGAACAAGACTTTTGTACTTTTGAAATACCAGGTTCTAAGGATCAATTAACTGTTTATAGAAGAAGGGCTGATCACAATCATAAAATCATAGCCTTAAAAAAAAATGATGAGGATAAAGTGAGAAGAGCTCTTGGGATTCTTGAAAACATCGATGAAGCTAATGAAATTTCTATACACACTGAAGCTTTTGCCAAACTGTGCAATCAGAGTATGAAGAATATGATTGATCAAATTAAACATCAGCTGGATGAAGCAGATCAAAGCAGCACCGAATTAATACAATTAGGTCAAAATGGAAGCGAATTCACTGTACACAAGAAGTGGAATAAAACAAGACCAGCTTTTGTAATAGCAAAAAATGATTTAAATAAAGCGAGAGATTTTTTTGGAGCAATGGCTGAGTATGATCCTAAAAAAGAAATACGGCTAATAAACCCACTCTATAGGAGCTTGACCGATAGACAGTCTCCAGCTTATCAATTCCTAACCAGAGAAGAATTGTCCTCTCTCATAAAAAAACACATTGAGTCTAAAGTACCCTCTGATGGCAAAAAAGAATTTTGGCTTAATGCCAATAAATCATTTACTGTTTATCATACTAAAAACAAAGGCAGAGTAGCTTTGACCATTGCAAAACATGATTTGCGTAGACTGTTAAAATACATAAGGAACTGTGAAATTGTTAGTTTTAAAGACAGAATTCTTCATGACCTAGATTATAGAAAAGAATTTGATTCTTTAAGAATTAACGACACAGAAACACTTGATGGTATAGAATTTGAAAATTTAATTCAAAAATTATTCCTTGATTCAGGTTATCAAGTTGAAGTAACCCCTACTTCTGGCGACTATGGAGCAGATCTAATAATTGAAAAGGATGGTCATAAAACAGCTATTCAATGTAAACGTAGAAATCGCAAGTCTGGTATCAGAGCGGTACAAGAGATATACACAGCAAAGGATTTTTTTGGAGTAGATTCCGCCATGGTAATAACTAATAACCTGTGTTCTGAACCAGCTAAAAAAGTTGCAAACAAATTGGGAGTCATCTTGATAGATAGAGAGCATTTAAGTGAATGGATGTGTAATAGTCAAAATTTTGATCAACTGTTTTTATAA
- a CDS encoding IS3 family transposase — protein sequence MYLSKAQLSNILHLGRSTFYYKRKKPEQDREFATEVINVMECNPSYGTERIAIAMGRSENKVRRIKQKFNLYPVQSKRRPKRKRDCKAEAPYPNLVRDLTVIAPRTVYASDFTDIRFDRSFVYLATVIDLYTREIVGWKLGTRHTSEFVKAALVDAIHRTGCIPQIIHSDQGSEYQSYDYTTLVKSYDIKISMSRKASPWQNGFQESYYCGFKEDLRKRVRSPESHFEKMYDL from the coding sequence ATTTATCTCAGCAAAGCTCAACTCTCGAATATCCTGCATCTAGGCAGGTCTACTTTCTATTACAAACGCAAAAAACCAGAGCAAGATAGAGAATTTGCAACAGAAGTCATAAATGTTATGGAGTGCAATCCTAGCTATGGTACTGAAAGGATTGCTATTGCAATGGGTAGAAGCGAAAATAAAGTTCGAAGAATTAAACAGAAGTTTAATTTATATCCAGTTCAAAGCAAACGAAGACCAAAGAGAAAAAGAGATTGCAAAGCAGAAGCCCCCTATCCTAATCTAGTAAGGGATTTGACTGTTATCGCTCCTCGAACAGTTTATGCTAGTGACTTCACAGATATTAGATTTGATAGAAGCTTTGTCTATTTAGCAACCGTAATTGATCTCTATACTAGAGAAATTGTTGGCTGGAAGCTTGGCACTAGACATACTTCGGAATTTGTCAAGGCGGCTCTAGTAGACGCTATCCATCGAACTGGTTGTATTCCACAAATCATTCATAGTGATCAAGGTAGCGAGTATCAATCGTATGATTACACCACCTTGGTCAAGTCGTATGATATTAAAATCTCAATGAGCAGAAAAGCATCACCATGGCAAAATGGTTTTCAAGAGTCATACTACTGTGGATTCAAAGAAGATCTAAGAAAAAGGGTCAGGTCCCCAGAATCACACTTTGAAAAAATGTATGATTTATAA
- a CDS encoding HDOD domain-containing protein, protein MFAQCFKHANSAASGSMRELKTIKEIVDLLGFGYIKKAALFVAAKSIIDDPNIWFESVFVAIAAEFLARKSGMDKIESDQVYMAGLFQNYGAFLLKTAYPNIYARVTAVDDFKLRMEREREEFGYTYPLVSALVLTNYGLPDKVIGIIKKQELVYTKGYQKENIYIEIARILSKIQAQKIDIGLIREHLGVEGIEAMVMNSGLNLVDINEKSLEDIKVIVSEFV, encoded by the coding sequence ATATTTGCTCAGTGCTTTAAGCATGCAAATTCAGCTGCCTCTGGTTCGATGCGAGAGTTGAAAACTATTAAAGAGATTGTAGATTTACTTGGTTTTGGATATATAAAAAAAGCAGCACTCTTTGTCGCTGCCAAAAGTATTATTGATGATCCTAATATTTGGTTTGAAAGTGTTTTTGTGGCAATAGCAGCTGAGTTTTTAGCAAGAAAATCTGGAATGGACAAAATTGAAAGTGATCAAGTTTATATGGCTGGTTTATTTCAAAACTATGGTGCTTTTTTGCTCAAGACTGCCTACCCTAATATTTATGCACGTGTGACTGCTGTTGATGATTTCAAATTGCGTATGGAAAGAGAGAGAGAGGAGTTTGGATATACTTACCCTCTTGTTTCTGCATTGGTTTTAACCAATTATGGTTTACCTGATAAGGTCATTGGGATAATCAAAAAACAAGAGCTTGTTTATACCAAGGGTTACCAGAAAGAAAATATTTATATTGAAATTGCACGGATTTTGTCTAAGATTCAAGCTCAAAAAATTGATATTGGACTTATTAGAGAGCATTTGGGGGTGGAAGGTATTGAAGCTATGGTTATGAATTCGGGATTGAACTTAGTTGACATCAACGAAAAGTCCTTGGAAGACATTAAAGTTATTGTTAGTGAGTTTGTATAA